The Candidatus Eremiobacteraceae bacterium genome segment GGCGCGAATCGCAGCAGCATCCCAACGAGTGGTATAATGCATGAGGAGCCCTCCGGGTGGTGTGTGTTCACAACAACACCGTTCCGGAAGGGCTCTCTTCGTACCTCAGGTGTGTGGGGAGTACACTTTACGGTCGACCGCCGCGGCCCGTCCAGGCGATCGATGTAGCAGGCCGAGCGAAGCTCGGCGATACGCTCCTCCACGATAGTAGGAAGCGCGGGCGTGTCGGATTGAACCGCCGAGCATCTCCCATTCCCGAGAAAGCGAAATAAATATGGACCTGACGAAATCCTATCCCCGCAGCCCGCGCGCGACGCTCATGGGGCTGCCGATGTTGCCGCGGACGATCGACAAAGCGCGCGCGTCGATCGACGGCACGCTCGGCGAGTACGTCTTCGGCGAAAAAAGTTCGTTCGACATGGCGCTTTTCGACTTCTTGGCGGTCAAGCCTGATGCGTTCCGCGAAGGCGTGCGCGCCTCTGCCGACGATGCCGCGGTCGAGAGTTGGATAAAGGCCAACGCACGCAAGTTCACGCCCGATGAAGCAGCGGTCTTCGCGCGCGTCTTCACCAACGACGGCGATGATGACGCGGACCGGGCGCGCTTCCAAGAACGGCGCGCGAAGCTTCCCGCTCATGTGCAATCACGCGTGACA includes the following:
- a CDS encoding DUF5069 domain-containing protein, encoding MDLTKSYPRSPRATLMGLPMLPRTIDKARASIDGTLGEYVFGEKSSFDMALFDFLAVKPDAFREGVRASADDAAVESWIKANARKFTPDEAAVFARVFTNDGDDDADRARFQERRAKLPAHVQSRVTGWVDLLDVAEDRIA